One genomic window of Quercus robur chromosome 6, dhQueRobu3.1, whole genome shotgun sequence includes the following:
- the LOC126689875 gene encoding uncharacterized protein LOC126689875 translates to MSLYTHNDALMCKVFPSSLGPTTLRWFNGLRNGSIHCFSELIQEFGVRFITCSRVPQHVDALLSMKMRAGETLHSYANRYWELYNEIGEGNEKIIVSTFRLGLLEDLELRDSLTKRPPEDIRQLMRRIEEYKRLEEDRLQSKGKAPVINHPRQNGFKSRPWKDLRIQESGPQIGEVNVTFKGSVHRIVDQIKIEPYFRSPNKMGGDPSRRNQNLYCTYHRDKGHITEQCRVLKDHLEQLVKAGYLKEFVVDPRNQEAGQGARPRGNHLLPPIGSNRSHPHSCKGHSRVQEEGGVGRGTNEKLCE, encoded by the coding sequence ATGTCTTTGTACACTCATAATGATGCactgatgtgtaaggtatttccTTCAAGTCTTGGTCCCACTACtttgaggtggttcaatggaTTAAGGAATGGCTCGATTCATTGTTTTTCTGAGTTGATTCAAGAGTTTGGTGTCCGGTTCATAACCTGCAGCCGAGTTCCACAACATGTGGATGCATTGTTATCAATGAAAATGAGGGCTGGGGAAACCCTCCACAGCTATGCTAACCGATACTGGGAGCTGTACAACGAGATTGGCGAAGGCAATGAAAAAATCATAGTGAGTACTTTTCGGTTGGGATTGCTCGAGGATTTGGAATTGCGAGACTCGTTAACAAAGAGGCCTCCCGAGGATATAAGGCAGTTGATGAGGCGTATTGAAGAATATAAACGGTTAGAGGAGGACCGGTTGCAGAGCAAAGGTAAGGCCCCGGTCATAAATCATCCTCGGCAAAACGGTTTCAAGTCAAGGCCCTGGAAGGATTTGAGGATTCAAGAGTCAGGGCCACAAATTGGGGAAGTGAATGTAACGTTCAAGGGGTCGGTGCACAGGATTGTGGATCAAATCAAGATCGAGCCGTACTTTCGGTCGCCAAACAAGATGGGGGGTGACCCTTCAAGGAGGAATCAAAACTTATACTGTACTTACCATAGGGATAAGGGGCATATCACTGAACAGTGTAGGGTGTTAAAAGATCATTTGGAGCAGTTAGTGAAGGCGGGGTATTTGAAAGAGTTCGTGGTAGACCCTAGGAATCAGGAAGCCGGGCAGGGTGCTCGGCCTCGTGGGAATCATCTCCTACCCCCCATTGGGAGTAATAGAAGTCATCCACACAGCTGCAAGGGCCACTCACGTGTCCAAGAGGAGGGGGGTGTTGGCCGTGGTACCAACGAAAAGCTGTGCGAGTGA
- the LOC126689650 gene encoding uncharacterized protein LOC126689650 yields the protein MEKKQSDQEKRERKPESEGEMGKLEAGLPLETSPYVNYGDLEDYKRQAYGTEGHLEPKTGRGAGATDAPTPSGAAVSSDTTATNVTNRQGLP from the coding sequence atgGAGAAGAAACAGAGTGATCAGgagaagagggagagaaagcCAGAGAGTGAAGGAGAGATGGGAAAGTTAGAAGCAGGGCTTCCTTTGGAGACCAGTCCCTATGTGAATTATGGGGACTTGGAAGATTACAAGCGTCAAGCTTATGGAACTGAAGGTCACCTCGAGCCCAAGACTGGTCGTGGCGCTGGAGCCACTGATGCCCCAACTCCCTCTGGTGCTGCTGTCTCATCTGACACTACTGCTACTAATGTCACTAATCGCCAAGGGCTCCCCTAA